Proteins encoded by one window of Bradyrhizobium sp. B097:
- a CDS encoding acyl-CoA dehydrogenase, which produces MNFDDTPQEAAFRAEAKAWIAANAPKQYEEELRKASLGRVQLKGANILEVAKAWQKKKADAGWACLHWPKEYGGRGASPIERVIWQQEEGPFGRLSSMFIIGHGMCGPTMMAFAGEEQKRKYLPPLASGEKIWCQLFSEPAGGSDVAGLRTRAEKQGDEWVINGQKIWTSGAHYSDYGILLTRSDPNVAKHKGLTMFFLDMKSPGVEVRPIKQASGASDFNEVYFTDVRIPDSQRLGNVNDGWNVSLTTLMNERMSIGAGVSTGFPELFDFCNSLMLEDGPAIENRAVRSKLANWAVKASGLKYTSMRAISALSRGERPGPENSIGKLVAGSMIQDVASYALDLQGAAGALNGPEDAEVAGKFQAMLLRAPGTRVEGGTDEIMRNIIAERVLGLPGDIRVDKDVPFNKIPTKGRA; this is translated from the coding sequence ATGAATTTCGACGACACCCCGCAGGAGGCCGCATTCCGCGCCGAGGCGAAAGCCTGGATCGCGGCCAATGCGCCGAAGCAATATGAGGAGGAGCTGCGCAAGGCCTCGCTCGGCCGCGTGCAGCTCAAGGGCGCCAACATTCTCGAGGTCGCAAAGGCCTGGCAGAAGAAGAAGGCCGATGCCGGCTGGGCCTGCCTGCACTGGCCGAAGGAGTACGGCGGCCGCGGCGCTTCGCCGATCGAGCGCGTGATCTGGCAGCAGGAGGAGGGCCCGTTCGGCCGCCTCAGCTCGATGTTCATCATCGGCCACGGCATGTGTGGCCCGACCATGATGGCGTTCGCCGGAGAGGAGCAGAAGCGCAAATATCTGCCGCCGCTGGCCTCCGGCGAGAAGATCTGGTGCCAACTGTTCTCCGAGCCCGCCGGCGGCTCCGACGTCGCTGGCCTGCGCACCCGCGCCGAGAAGCAGGGCGACGAGTGGGTGATCAACGGCCAGAAGATCTGGACCTCCGGCGCGCATTATTCCGACTACGGCATCCTGTTGACCCGCAGCGATCCCAATGTCGCAAAGCACAAGGGCCTCACCATGTTCTTCCTGGACATGAAGAGCCCGGGCGTTGAGGTCAGGCCGATCAAGCAGGCGAGCGGCGCCTCCGACTTCAACGAGGTCTATTTCACCGACGTGCGCATTCCGGACTCGCAGCGGCTCGGCAATGTCAATGACGGCTGGAATGTGTCGCTGACGACGCTGATGAACGAGCGGATGTCGATCGGCGCCGGCGTCTCGACCGGCTTCCCCGAGTTGTTCGACTTCTGCAACAGCCTGATGCTGGAAGATGGCCCGGCGATCGAGAACCGCGCGGTGCGTTCGAAGCTCGCGAACTGGGCGGTGAAGGCGAGCGGGCTGAAATACACCAGCATGCGGGCAATCTCCGCGCTCTCCCGTGGTGAACGCCCGGGGCCGGAGAACTCGATCGGCAAGCTGGTCGCCGGTTCGATGATCCAGGACGTCGCGAGCTACGCGCTCGATTTGCAGGGCGCCGCGGGTGCGCTCAACGGGCCCGAGGATGCCGAGGTCGCCGGCAAGTTCCAGGCGATGCTGCTGCGCGCGCCGGGTACCCGCGTCGAGGGCGGCACCGACGAGATCATGCGCAACATCATCGCCGAGCGCGTGCTGGGTCTGCCCGGCGACATCAGGGTCGACAAGGACGTTCCCTTCAACAAGATCCCGACCAAGGGCCGCGCGTAA
- a CDS encoding acyl-CoA dehydrogenase family protein, translated as MNFDFSDEQKQMRDEARKYLAEQCPPKAVREVLDGKAPYDKALWKGLAEMGFLGVAIPEQFGGAGAGHLELCVIAEEMGRALAPVPFSSTVYLAAEAILIAGSDAQKQKWLPKIASGDAIGTLALFEGKGNPSPKAINVTASGGALNGVKKPVADGAIADFAVVAARTGSSGRESDISLFIVDLKAGGVEVKSLTNIDLTRGQAEITFKDAKAEPLGAAGEGWSVITQVLDRAAVLMAFEQVGGADRALEMGRDYALDRIAFGRPIGSFQAVKHMLADMYVSATLARSNCYYGAWALSTNAGELPEAAAAARISATQAFQHCAKNNIQVHGGMGFTWEFDCHMYYRRANAVALGLGSLSYWEDALIDRMRKKNAA; from the coding sequence ATGAATTTCGATTTCTCCGACGAACAGAAGCAGATGCGCGACGAGGCGCGGAAGTACCTCGCCGAGCAGTGCCCGCCGAAGGCGGTGCGCGAGGTGCTCGACGGCAAGGCGCCATACGACAAGGCGCTATGGAAGGGCCTCGCCGAGATGGGCTTTCTCGGCGTCGCGATTCCGGAGCAGTTCGGCGGCGCGGGTGCCGGCCATCTCGAGCTCTGCGTGATCGCGGAAGAAATGGGCCGCGCGCTGGCGCCGGTGCCGTTCTCCTCCACCGTCTATCTTGCTGCCGAGGCGATCCTGATCGCAGGCAGTGACGCGCAGAAGCAGAAATGGCTGCCGAAGATCGCCTCCGGCGATGCCATCGGCACGCTGGCGCTGTTCGAAGGCAAGGGCAATCCGTCGCCGAAGGCGATCAACGTCACGGCCAGTGGCGGCGCGCTCAACGGCGTCAAGAAGCCGGTCGCTGATGGTGCGATCGCCGATTTCGCCGTGGTGGCCGCGCGCACCGGTTCGAGCGGACGTGAGTCCGACATTTCCCTTTTCATCGTTGATCTCAAGGCCGGCGGCGTCGAGGTCAAGTCGCTGACCAACATCGACCTGACCCGCGGCCAGGCCGAGATCACCTTCAAGGACGCCAAAGCCGAGCCGCTCGGCGCGGCCGGCGAGGGCTGGAGCGTGATCACCCAGGTGCTGGATCGTGCGGCCGTGTTGATGGCGTTCGAGCAGGTCGGCGGCGCCGACCGCGCGCTCGAGATGGGCCGCGACTATGCGCTCGACCGCATCGCGTTCGGCCGTCCGATCGGCTCGTTCCAGGCGGTCAAGCACATGCTGGCCGACATGTATGTCTCGGCGACCCTGGCGCGCTCGAACTGCTACTACGGCGCCTGGGCGCTCTCGACCAATGCCGGCGAACTGCCGGAAGCGGCCGCGGCCGCGCGCATCAGCGCGACGCAGGCGTTCCAGCACTGCGCCAAGAACAACATCCAGGTCCATGGCGGCATGGGTTTCACCTGGGAGTTCGACTGCCACATGTACTACCGCCGCGCCAATGCGGTGGCGCTCGGCCTCGGCAGCCTGTCTTATTGGGAGGACGCGCTGATCGACCGCATGCGCAAGAAGAACGCGGCGTAA
- a CDS encoding AMP-binding protein: protein MDGDAAMLTKPAFRKVDWLARDIAVERRGDGTVILRSRIPLQAYETHIPAYLAKWAAQAPERIWLAQRGGPDRQWRKVSYGEAKRTVDALTQGLLDLGIGDGRPVAILSGNSIEHALMTQAAMQARLPAAPVSPAYSLMSQDHLKLKYLFNLIKPAVVMVQDGPTFEKALKAIDLTGITVVHVLRPCEGIKSTAFAELAATPVTADVSASIAKIVPDTVGKLLFTSGSTGMPKAVINTQQMMCANAAMMMQVRPRETAGPIPTVLDWMPWNHTMGGNAAFNPVLVDGGTLYIDDGRPMPGQLEETIRNLREVSPTYYANVPAGYAALASAMEKDEALCASFFKNLSIMAYGGARLPDDLYDRMQALAVKTSGERIVFYTGWGSTETAPTSTGTYWDTERVGLIGLPFPGVELKMVPCGSKYELRLRGVNVTPGYFGQPDLTAKMFDEEGFYCIGDAGVFVDPADPLQGIIFAGRVVEDFKLTTGTFVHVGSLRTDAIAAATPVVHDALVAGQDREFIGLLCWPNLHACRQLVGNADATYEDVIRHPEVVACLRKGLQAHNASCTGSSMRIARAMLMVEPPSIDGNELTDKGYINQRAGLERRAALVEKLYAGKPGDEVIVL from the coding sequence ATGGATGGAGACGCGGCGATGCTGACGAAGCCTGCCTTTCGCAAGGTGGATTGGCTCGCGCGTGACATCGCGGTCGAGCGGCGCGGCGATGGCACCGTCATCCTGAGGTCGCGGATTCCGCTGCAGGCCTACGAAACGCATATCCCGGCCTATCTCGCCAAATGGGCGGCGCAGGCGCCGGAGCGGATCTGGCTGGCGCAACGCGGCGGCCCCGACCGGCAGTGGCGCAAGGTCTCCTATGGTGAAGCCAAGCGCACCGTCGATGCGCTGACGCAAGGCCTGCTCGATCTCGGCATTGGCGACGGCCGGCCCGTCGCGATCCTCTCAGGCAATTCGATCGAGCACGCGCTGATGACGCAGGCCGCGATGCAGGCACGGTTGCCGGCCGCGCCGGTGTCGCCGGCCTATTCGCTGATGAGCCAGGATCACCTCAAGCTCAAATATCTCTTCAATCTGATCAAGCCCGCCGTCGTGATGGTGCAGGACGGCCCGACCTTCGAGAAGGCGCTGAAGGCGATCGATCTCACCGGCATCACGGTCGTTCACGTCCTGCGTCCCTGCGAGGGGATCAAGAGCACAGCCTTTGCCGAGCTCGCGGCAACGCCGGTGACCGCCGATGTCAGCGCGTCGATTGCGAAGATCGTGCCCGACACGGTCGGCAAGCTGCTGTTCACCTCGGGCTCGACCGGCATGCCCAAGGCAGTCATCAACACCCAGCAGATGATGTGCGCCAATGCGGCAATGATGATGCAGGTGCGGCCGCGTGAAACGGCCGGGCCGATCCCGACCGTGCTCGACTGGATGCCGTGGAATCACACCATGGGCGGCAATGCTGCGTTCAACCCGGTGCTGGTCGACGGCGGCACGCTCTACATCGACGACGGCCGGCCGATGCCGGGCCAGCTCGAGGAGACCATCAGGAACCTGCGCGAGGTGTCGCCGACCTATTACGCCAACGTGCCGGCCGGCTACGCCGCGCTCGCATCCGCGATGGAGAAGGACGAGGCGTTGTGCGCGAGCTTCTTCAAGAACCTCTCGATCATGGCCTATGGCGGCGCCCGGCTGCCCGACGATCTTTATGACCGCATGCAGGCGCTGGCGGTGAAGACATCAGGCGAGCGCATCGTATTCTACACCGGTTGGGGCTCGACCGAGACCGCGCCGACCTCGACCGGGACCTATTGGGACACCGAGCGCGTCGGCCTGATCGGGCTGCCGTTCCCCGGGGTCGAGCTGAAGATGGTGCCGTGCGGCTCGAAATACGAATTGCGGCTGCGCGGCGTCAACGTCACGCCGGGCTATTTCGGCCAGCCCGACCTCACCGCGAAGATGTTCGACGAGGAAGGCTTCTACTGCATCGGCGATGCCGGCGTGTTCGTGGATCCTGCGGACCCGCTGCAGGGCATCATCTTCGCCGGGCGCGTGGTAGAGGATTTCAAGCTGACGACAGGCACCTTCGTCCATGTCGGCTCGCTGCGGACCGATGCGATCGCTGCCGCGACGCCGGTCGTGCATGACGCACTGGTGGCGGGGCAGGATCGTGAGTTCATCGGCCTGTTGTGCTGGCCGAACCTGCACGCCTGCCGTCAGCTCGTCGGCAATGCGGACGCAACCTATGAGGATGTGATCCGGCATCCCGAGGTGGTCGCCTGTCTCAGGAAAGGCTTGCAGGCGCACAATGCATCTTGCACCGGCAGCAGCATGCGCATCGCGCGTGCGATGCTGATGGTCGAGCCGCCGTCGATCGACGGCAACGAGCTCACCGACAAGGGCTACATCAACCAGCGCGCCGGCCTCGAACGCCGCGCCGCGCTGGTCGAGAAGCTCTACGCCGGCAAGCCCGGCGACGAGGTGATCGTGCTGTGA
- a CDS encoding enoyl-CoA hydratase/isomerase family protein, whose amino-acid sequence MSQPLLIEHHDGVDWVTLNRPESLNALDPAMIDALNTYFQGLQRNRDTRVVVLKGAGANFCAGLDLKHAMARRGGQTELPGVTESLDSQRRIADIVMLMRRCPQPIIALVQGAAAGGGFALALAADIRIAAKNARMNCAFIKLGLGGCDIGTSYFLPRLVGVSVASELILTGRFIHADRALAVGLVSEVVEAADLDAAANPYVEAMMTASPVGLRLSKECINMSVDAGSIEAVIAMEDRNQVLCSRSEDFEEGIRAFLEKRKPVYIRR is encoded by the coding sequence GTGTCTCAGCCACTGCTGATCGAACATCACGATGGAGTCGATTGGGTCACGCTCAATCGTCCCGAGAGCCTGAACGCGCTCGATCCGGCGATGATCGACGCGCTCAACACCTACTTCCAGGGCCTGCAGCGCAATCGCGACACCCGCGTCGTGGTGCTGAAGGGCGCCGGCGCGAATTTCTGCGCCGGGCTCGACCTCAAGCATGCGATGGCGCGGCGCGGCGGCCAGACCGAGCTACCCGGCGTCACCGAGTCGCTGGACTCGCAGCGCCGCATTGCCGACATCGTGATGCTGATGCGGCGCTGTCCGCAGCCGATCATCGCGCTGGTGCAGGGCGCGGCCGCCGGCGGCGGCTTCGCACTGGCGCTTGCCGCCGACATCCGCATCGCGGCGAAGAACGCGCGGATGAACTGCGCCTTCATCAAGCTCGGCCTTGGCGGCTGCGACATCGGCACCAGCTACTTCCTGCCGCGCCTCGTCGGCGTGTCGGTCGCCTCCGAATTGATCCTAACCGGGCGCTTCATCCATGCCGACCGCGCGCTTGCGGTCGGCCTGGTGTCCGAGGTGGTCGAGGCCGCCGATCTCGACGCAGCAGCCAATCCCTATGTCGAGGCGATGATGACGGCTTCGCCGGTCGGCCTCCGGCTCTCGAAGGAATGCATCAACATGAGCGTCGATGCCGGCTCGATCGAGGCCGTGATCGCGATGGAGGATCGCAATCAGGTGCTGTGCAGTCGCTCGGAAGATTTCGAGGAGGGCATCAGGGCCTTTCTCGAGAAACGAAAGCCTGTCTATATCAGGCGCTGA
- a CDS encoding SDR family NAD(P)-dependent oxidoreductase, which produces MQLKDVAVLITGGGSGLGAATARAMAAKGARIGVIDQNKENAEKVAAEVKGVALHADVTDEEAIKAAIAKAEAAHGIARVLMNCAGIGGSQRIVGKDGVYPLAKFVRIINVNLIGTFNVLRLFAERLATEAPIGEERGVAINTASVAAYEGQIGQIAYSASKGGVVGLTLPAARDLASLKIRVNTIAPGLFLTPLLMGLNEEARKSLGAQVPHPARLGDASEYGNLAVHIVENPMLNGETIRLDGAIRMAPR; this is translated from the coding sequence ATGCAGTTGAAAGACGTTGCCGTTCTCATCACCGGCGGTGGCTCCGGCCTCGGCGCTGCGACCGCGCGCGCCATGGCCGCCAAGGGCGCCAGGATCGGCGTGATCGACCAGAACAAGGAAAATGCCGAGAAGGTGGCCGCCGAAGTGAAGGGCGTCGCCCTGCACGCCGACGTCACCGACGAGGAAGCGATCAAGGCGGCGATCGCCAAGGCCGAGGCCGCGCACGGCATCGCGCGCGTGCTGATGAACTGCGCCGGCATCGGCGGCTCGCAGCGCATCGTCGGCAAGGACGGCGTCTATCCGCTGGCGAAGTTCGTCCGCATCATCAACGTCAATCTGATCGGCACCTTCAACGTGCTGCGCCTGTTCGCCGAGCGCCTCGCCACCGAAGCTCCGATCGGCGAAGAGCGCGGCGTTGCGATCAACACCGCGTCGGTGGCGGCCTATGAAGGCCAGATCGGCCAGATCGCCTATTCGGCCTCGAAGGGCGGCGTCGTCGGCCTCACGCTGCCGGCCGCGCGCGACCTCGCCAGCTTGAAGATCCGTGTCAACACCATCGCGCCCGGCCTGTTCCTGACGCCGCTGCTGATGGGCCTCAACGAGGAAGCGCGCAAGAGCCTTGGCGCCCAGGTGCCGCATCCGGCCCGCCTCGGCGATGCTTCGGAGTACGGCAACCTCGCCGTCCACATCGTCGAGAACCCGATGCTCAACGGCGAAACGATCCGCCTCGACGGCGCCATCCGCATGGCCCCGCGCTAG
- a CDS encoding TetR family transcriptional regulator produces the protein MNTSVPTKLPAGKNATADKLLVAASELMIERASIEVSLSDIAQKSGVNAALVKYHFGNKDGLLLALLARDAATEISQLEYLISQPITPSAKLRLHIGGIIRAYHQFPYMNRLIHYLLHESSTAAANEVSKFFVAPLLDFHRRLLAEGIKAGEFRKIDPVLFYTSLIGACDHLFFGRHAMSRAVGVGPVTDEVCREYIRHMEALIFGGVLEAKESRMANSE, from the coding sequence TTGAATACCAGCGTACCGACGAAACTTCCGGCCGGCAAAAATGCCACTGCCGACAAGCTATTGGTCGCAGCCAGCGAGCTGATGATCGAGCGCGCCTCGATTGAGGTCTCGCTGTCCGATATCGCGCAGAAGTCGGGCGTCAACGCCGCGCTCGTGAAATATCATTTCGGCAACAAGGACGGGCTGTTGCTGGCGCTGCTCGCGCGCGACGCCGCCACCGAGATCTCGCAACTCGAATATCTCATCAGCCAGCCGATCACGCCGTCGGCGAAACTGCGCCTGCATATCGGCGGCATCATCCGCGCCTATCACCAGTTCCCCTATATGAACCGGCTGATTCATTATCTCCTGCACGAGAGCTCGACTGCTGCCGCGAACGAGGTGTCGAAATTCTTCGTCGCGCCGCTTTTGGATTTCCACCGCCGGCTGCTGGCCGAGGGCATCAAGGCCGGCGAATTCCGCAAGATCGATCCGGTGCTGTTCTACACCAGCCTGATCGGCGCCTGCGATCACCTGTTCTTCGGCCGCCACGCGATGTCGCGCGCGGTCGGCGTCGGTCCGGTCACCGACGAGGTCTGCCGCGAATACATCAGGCACATGGAAGCCTTGATCTTCGGCGGCGTGCTGGAAGCGAAGGAATCGCGAATGGCGAATAGCGAGTAG
- a CDS encoding acetyl-CoA C-acetyltransferase has protein sequence MAEAYIVAAARTAGGRKGGRLSGWHPADLAATVLNALVERSGADPAQVEDVIMGCVMQAGEQSNNVARNAVMASKLPESVPATSIDRQCGSSQQALHFAAQAVMSGTMDCVIAAGVESMTRVPMGLASSLPAKNGFGHYKSPGIEAKYPNIVFSQFTGAEMMAEKYGLSKDELDEYSYNSHQRAIAATQAGHFKDEIVPVTITRADGSTDTHHIDEGIRFDASLDGIKGVKLIAENGKLTAASASQICDGASGVMVVNEKGLKALGVKPMARIHHLTMMGGDPVIMLEAPLPATQRALQKAGMTIDDIDLFEVNEAFASVPTAWLKTTGADPARLNVNGGAIALGHPLGGSGTKLMTTLLHALKQRNKRYGLQTMCEGGGMANVTIVERL, from the coding sequence ATGGCCGAGGCATATATCGTCGCCGCCGCCCGCACCGCCGGCGGCCGCAAGGGAGGGCGTCTTTCCGGTTGGCATCCGGCCGATCTGGCCGCGACCGTGCTCAATGCGCTGGTCGAACGATCAGGCGCCGACCCGGCGCAGGTCGAGGACGTGATCATGGGCTGCGTGATGCAGGCCGGCGAGCAGTCCAACAACGTCGCGCGCAACGCGGTGATGGCCTCGAAGCTGCCCGAGAGCGTGCCCGCGACCTCGATCGACCGCCAGTGCGGCTCCTCGCAGCAGGCGCTGCACTTCGCGGCGCAGGCCGTGATGAGCGGCACCATGGACTGCGTGATCGCGGCCGGCGTGGAATCGATGACTCGCGTGCCGATGGGCCTCGCCTCCTCGCTGCCCGCCAAGAACGGCTTCGGCCACTACAAGAGCCCGGGCATCGAGGCGAAGTATCCCAACATCGTCTTCAGCCAGTTCACCGGCGCGGAGATGATGGCCGAGAAGTACGGCCTGTCGAAGGACGAGCTCGACGAATATTCCTACAACAGCCATCAGCGCGCGATCGCTGCCACGCAAGCCGGCCACTTCAAGGACGAGATCGTGCCGGTGACAATCACCCGGGCCGACGGCTCGACCGACACCCACCATATCGACGAAGGCATCCGCTTCGACGCCAGCCTCGACGGCATCAAGGGCGTCAAGCTGATCGCCGAGAACGGCAAGCTGACCGCGGCGAGCGCCAGCCAGATCTGCGACGGCGCCTCCGGCGTCATGGTCGTCAACGAGAAGGGCCTCAAGGCGCTCGGCGTCAAGCCGATGGCGCGCATCCATCACCTCACCATGATGGGCGGCGACCCCGTGATCATGCTGGAAGCGCCGCTGCCGGCAACCCAGCGCGCGCTGCAGAAGGCCGGCATGACAATCGACGACATCGACCTGTTCGAGGTCAACGAAGCGTTCGCCTCGGTACCGACCGCGTGGCTGAAGACCACCGGCGCCGATCCGGCCAGGCTCAACGTCAATGGCGGCGCGATCGCGCTCGGCCATCCGCTCGGCGGAAGCGGCACCAAGCTGATGACGACGCTGCTGCATGCCCTGAAGCAGCGCAACAAGCGCTACGGCCTGCAGACCATGTGCGAAGGCGGCGGCATGGCGAACGTCACGATCGTCGAGCGGCTGTAA
- a CDS encoding acyl-CoA synthetase translates to MTHPSIHARNHPNKIAYQMAGSGKAITYRELDELSNQGAHLFRSLGLKPGDHIALLMENRLAFMEICWAAQRSGLYYTAISRYLTEEEIAYIIKDCGARVFITTPQCADKVKGLIKGEPGEPLFYMMDEPALGFRSYDKEAGAQPTTPVADEVAGYDMLYSSGTTGRPKGIKREFEGNRIDVPNPFLRILTADMCGMNADSIYLSPAPLYHAAPLRFNMMATVLGGTSVIMEHFDAEEFLKQVEKHKVTQSQLVPTMFVRMLKLPDEVRARYKVSSLRGAIHAAAPCPVDVKARMIGWWGPILIEYYAGSEGNGVTVSTSQQWLTHRGTVGRAVVGKVKILDENDEEAPTGQIGQVYFADAPAFTYHNDPEKTKKAYNAKGWSTLGDVGYLDEEGFLYLTDRKSYMIISGGVNIYPQETEDVLITHPAVSDVAVFGVPNEEMGEEVKAVVQPHDITRAGKELEAELIAFCRQHLSPIKCPKSIDFEQELPRTPTGKLVKRHLRDRYWPKAPAKA, encoded by the coding sequence ATGACCCACCCCTCCATCCACGCGCGCAACCATCCGAACAAGATCGCCTACCAGATGGCGGGCAGCGGAAAGGCGATCACCTATCGCGAGCTCGACGAACTCTCGAACCAGGGCGCGCATCTGTTCCGCTCGCTCGGCCTCAAACCCGGCGACCACATCGCGCTGCTGATGGAAAACCGCCTCGCCTTCATGGAGATCTGCTGGGCCGCGCAGCGCTCGGGGCTTTATTACACCGCGATCAGCCGCTACCTGACCGAAGAGGAGATCGCCTACATCATCAAAGACTGCGGAGCGCGGGTGTTCATCACGACGCCGCAATGCGCCGACAAGGTGAAGGGCCTGATCAAGGGCGAGCCGGGCGAGCCGCTGTTCTACATGATGGACGAGCCGGCCCTTGGCTTCCGTTCCTACGACAAGGAGGCCGGCGCGCAGCCGACCACGCCGGTTGCCGACGAGGTTGCCGGCTACGACATGCTGTATTCCTCCGGCACCACCGGCCGGCCCAAGGGCATCAAGAGGGAGTTCGAGGGCAACCGGATCGACGTGCCGAACCCGTTCCTGCGCATTCTCACCGCCGACATGTGCGGCATGAACGCCGACTCGATCTATTTGTCGCCGGCGCCGCTCTATCACGCGGCCCCCCTGCGCTTCAACATGATGGCAACGGTGCTGGGCGGCACCTCCGTCATCATGGAGCATTTCGACGCCGAGGAATTTCTGAAGCAAGTCGAGAAGCACAAGGTGACGCAGTCGCAGCTGGTGCCGACCATGTTCGTGCGCATGCTGAAGCTGCCCGACGAGGTGCGCGCCCGCTACAAGGTCTCATCGCTGAGGGGCGCGATCCACGCCGCGGCGCCCTGCCCGGTCGACGTCAAGGCGAGGATGATCGGATGGTGGGGACCGATCCTGATCGAGTATTACGCCGGCTCCGAGGGCAACGGCGTCACGGTCTCGACCTCGCAGCAATGGCTGACACATCGCGGCACGGTCGGCCGCGCCGTGGTCGGCAAGGTCAAGATCCTGGACGAGAACGACGAGGAGGCGCCGACCGGCCAGATCGGCCAGGTCTATTTCGCCGACGCGCCCGCGTTCACCTATCACAACGATCCCGAGAAGACGAAGAAGGCCTACAACGCCAAGGGCTGGTCGACGCTCGGCGACGTCGGCTACCTCGACGAAGAGGGCTTCCTCTATCTCACCGACCGCAAGAGCTACATGATCATCTCCGGCGGCGTGAACATCTATCCGCAGGAGACCGAGGACGTGCTGATCACGCATCCCGCGGTCTCCGACGTCGCGGTGTTCGGCGTGCCGAACGAGGAGATGGGCGAAGAGGTCAAGGCCGTGGTGCAGCCGCACGACATCACCAGGGCCGGCAAGGAGCTCGAGGCCGAGCTGATCGCGTTCTGCCGCCAGCATCTGTCGCCGATCAAATGCCCGAAGAGCATCGACTTCGAGCAAGAGTTGCCGCGGACGCCGACCGGGAAGCTGGTGAAGCGGCATCTGCGGGACAGGTACTGGCCGAAGGCTCCCGCCAAGGCGTAG
- a CDS encoding alpha/beta hydrolase: METLPDVPLPATIRSRYVDGINGLRMHVLEAGFETAGRPCLLLLHGFPELAFSWRKVMPKLAAAGYHVIAPDQRGYGRTTGWSADYDGDLTSFRLPNLVRDALGLVAAFGYTHVDAVIGHDFGSSVAAWCALIRPDVFRAVVMMSAPFGGTPSLPFNTASEPAKPASEDPVHRELAALPRPRKHYQWYYSTRPANADMHRAPQGVHDFLRAYYHHKSADWKGNKPYPLQSWSAGELAKLPTYYVMDLAKDMAATVAEEMPSREAIAANAWLPDRELTFYSAEYQRTGFQGGLQWYRCGTSGAFTPELQTWSGRSIDQPSAFISGKQDWGNYQRPGVFETMQTRACTKMIGCHLVDGAGHWVQQEQPDEVSRLLLQFLARAS; this comes from the coding sequence ATGGAAACGCTCCCCGACGTCCCGCTCCCCGCCACCATCCGCTCGCGTTATGTCGACGGGATCAACGGCCTGCGGATGCATGTGCTGGAGGCGGGCTTCGAGACAGCCGGCCGGCCCTGCCTGTTGCTGCTGCACGGCTTTCCGGAGCTGGCGTTTTCCTGGCGCAAGGTGATGCCGAAGCTTGCCGCGGCCGGCTATCACGTGATCGCGCCGGACCAGCGCGGCTATGGCCGCACCACAGGCTGGAGCGCGGATTATGACGGCGACCTCACATCATTTCGCCTGCCCAATCTGGTGCGCGATGCGCTCGGGCTGGTCGCAGCGTTCGGCTACACGCACGTCGACGCCGTGATCGGGCACGATTTCGGCTCGTCGGTCGCGGCATGGTGCGCGCTGATCCGCCCCGACGTGTTCCGCGCCGTCGTCATGATGAGCGCGCCGTTCGGAGGAACGCCGTCGCTGCCGTTCAACACCGCAAGTGAGCCCGCGAAACCCGCGAGCGAAGACCCCGTGCATCGCGAGCTGGCGGCGCTGCCGCGTCCGCGCAAGCATTACCAATGGTACTATTCGACGCGCCCGGCCAATGCCGACATGCATCGCGCGCCGCAGGGCGTGCACGACTTCCTGCGCGCCTACTACCATCACAAGAGCGCGGACTGGAAAGGCAACAAGCCTTATCCGCTGCAATCCTGGTCGGCGGGGGAGCTGGCCAAACTGCCGACCTACTATGTGATGGACCTCGCCAAGGACATGGCCGCGACGGTGGCCGAGGAGATGCCGTCGCGCGAGGCGATCGCCGCCAACGCATGGCTGCCCGACCGCGAGTTGACCTTTTACAGCGCGGAGTATCAGCGCACGGGATTCCAGGGCGGGCTGCAATGGTATCGCTGCGGGACGTCAGGCGCGTTCACTCCGGAATTGCAAACCTGGAGCGGCCGCAGCATCGACCAGCCGTCCGCGTTCATCTCGGGCAAGCAGGATTGGGGCAACTATCAGCGGCCCGGCGTGTTCGAGACGATGCAGACCAGGGCTTGTACCAAAATGATCGGCTGCCATCTGGTCGACGGCGCCGGTCACTGGGTGCAGCAGGAGCAGCCGGACGAAGTGAGCCGGCTGCTGCTGCAGTTCCTCGCGCGTGCAAGCTAG